Within Actinosynnema pretiosum, the genomic segment ACCCGCAGGTCCTTGTCGTCGATCTCGATCGACGCCACGTCCTCGGTCTCCGGGATCACCAGCACCCCGGCCGCCGACGTGTGGATGCGCCCCTGCGACTCGGTCACCGGCACCCGCTGCACCCGGTGCACGCCGCCCTCGTACTTGAGCCGCGACCACACCCCGTCCGGCGCGTCCCCGCGCGACTTGATCGCGACCGTCACGTCCTTGAACCCGCCGAGGTCCGAGTCCGTCCCGTCGAGCACCTCGGCCTTCCACCCCTGCCGCTCCGCGTACCGCAGGTACATCCGCAGCAGGTCCCCGGCGAACAGCGCCGACTCCTCGCCGCCCTCCCCGGACTTGATCTCCATCACCACGTCGGACGAGTCGTGCGGGTCGCGCGGCAGCAGCAGCTCGGTGAGCCGCTCCTCCAGCTGCGGGATCCGCGCGGACAGCTCGTCCGCCTCCTCCGCGAACGCCGGGTCCTCCCCGGCCAGCTCGCGCGCCGCCCCCAGGTCGTTGCGCGCCTGCTCCAGCTCGCGGGCGGCGCGCACGATCGGGGTCAGCTCGGCGTAGCGCTTGCCGAGCTTGCGCGCTCCCGCCTGGTCGGCGTGCACCGAGGGGTCGGCGAGCTTGGTCTCCAGCTCGCCGTGCTCGGCGATCAGTGCGTCCAGCGGGGCGGTCACGTGCGGCTCCTGGGCTCTCGGCGTGGGTGGAAACGACGACGGCGCCCACCCAGTGGAGACTGGGTGGGCGCCGTCGGAGCAGCTACTTGGCGCGCTTGCCGTAGCGGGCCTCGAAGCGCGCGACCCGGCCACCGGTGTCGAGGATCTTCTGCTTGCCCGTGTAGAACGGGTGGCAGTTGGAGCAGACCTCGACGTGGATGGCGCCGGAAGTCTTGGTGCTGTGGGTCGTGAAGGTGTTGCCGCAGCCACAGGTGACCTCGGTCTTCACGTACTCCGGGTGAATGCCAGTCTTCAACGTCTCGTCCTGTTCTTCTCGTGAGGCCGCCGGGTCCCCGCGCTGGTAGCCGGGGTGAACCGGAGCCGGACTCGACCTGACAGTCTGCCAGATCCACTGCTGCCCGGTGCAACGCGTCCACCTCCTCGGGTGTTCCCGTGGCGCTCGTCACGGCCGCCGCTCACCGACGGCCGCCGACCACTGGGCGCTGCGCCCCCGGAGGTGGTCCGGGCGGGGTACCGGCGCGCGGCCCCGACCAGCACACTGGGTCACGTGCTCAGTTCGTTCGGTCGCCCCCTGGCGCTGACCACGTGGCTGGCGGTCCCGTTCGTGTTCGCCGGGGCCGTGCTGGGCCTGAGCGCGCTCGCGGGGCTCGCGCTCGGCCTGCCCGGTGACGTCGCCCTGTCCAGCGCCCTGCTCGGCGCCGCGACGGCCGTCACGGCGGCGGCCAGCGGCACCGTGGTGTGGACGGCGCGGTGGCAGCGGGTGTGGCTGCGCTGGCCGTTCCTGGCGGCGGTGCTGGGCGCCGGGATCGCGCTGGACGGCGTGGAGGTGCCGGTGTGGGCCGCGCTGGGGCTGGGGCTGCCCGCCGTGGTGCTGCTCGTGATCGAGGTCTACCTGGAGCGCCGCCGCACGGCCGCGCTGCTCGCCGACCGCCGCGCGAACGCCCAGGACCGCTAGACCCTGCTGAAACCCGTGCAGAACCACGACGGCCCCACCCCGGAAGAACCGGGGCGGGGCCGTCGAACCCGGCGCGGGGTCAGTCGTTGTCCGCGCCCGGCGTGGTCTTCGCGACCTGCATCAGGAACTCGATGTTGGTGCGCGTCTTGCGCAGCCGGTCGAGCAGCAGGTCGATCGCCTGCTGGCCGTCGAGCGCGTGCAGCACCCGGCGCAGCTTGTGCATGACCGCCAGCTCGTCCGGGGACAGCAGCAGGTCCTCCTTGCGGGTGCCGGACGAGTCCACGTCCACCGCGGGGAAGGTCCGCTTGTCGGCGATCTTGCGGTCGAGCTTGAGCTCGGCGTTGCCGGTGCCCTTGAACTCCTCGAAGATCACGCTGTCACCGGCCGACCCGGTCTCCACCAGCGCGGTGGCGATCACGGTCAGCGAGCCGCCGCCCTCGATGTTGCGGGCCGCGCCGAGGAAGCGCTTCGGCGGGTACAGCGCCGTCGAGTCGACACCACCGGACAGGATGCGCCCGGACGCCGGGGCCGCCAGGTTGTAGGCGCGGCCGAGGCGGGTGATGGAGTCGAGCAGCACGACCACGTCGTGACCCATCTCGACCAGGCGCTTGGCCCGCTCGATGGCCAGCTCCGAGATCGTGGTGTGGTCCGACGGCGGGCGGTCGAAGGTGGAGGCGATGACCTCGCCCTTCACCGACCGCTGCATGTCGGTGACCTCTTCGGGGCGCTCGTCCACGAGGACCACCATCAGGTGGCACTCGGGGTTGTTCGTCGTGATCGCGTTGGCGATCGACTGGAGCACCGAGGTCTTGCCCGCCTTGGGCGGCGACACGACGAGGGCGCGCTGGCCCTTGCCGATCGGCATCACCAGGTCGATGACGCGCGTGGTGAGGATGTGCGGCTCGGTCTCGAGGCGCAGTCGCTCGTTCGGGTAGAGCGGGGTCAGCTTGGTGAAGTCGGGGCGGTTGCGCGACTCCTCCGGGTCCAACCCGTTGATCTTGTCGACGCGCACCAGCGGGTTGAACTTCTGCCGCTGCTGCTCGCCGTCGCGCGGCTGGCGGACGGCGCCGATGATGGCGTCACCGCGCCGCAGGCCGTGCTTGCGCACCAGCGAGAGCGACACGTAGACGTCGTTCGGGCCCGCGAGGTAGCCGGAGGTGCGCACGAAGGCGTAGTTCTCCAGCACGTCCAGGATGCCCGCGACGGGCAGCAGGACGTCGTCGTCGCGCACCTCGGTGTCGGTGCCCGCGCCGGTGCCCTCGCCCCGGCCGCCGCGACGGCGGCGGTCCCGGAAGCGGCGACCGCGACGGCCGCCCTCGTCGTCGCCGTCGTCCTCGGGCACGTTGTTGCTCTGGCGGTCGCGGTCCCGGTCGCGATCCCGGTCGCGGTCGCGGTTGCGCTCGCCCCGCTCACCCCGATCGCGGTCGCGGTTCCGGTCGCCGCGCTCGCCCCGCTCGGAACGCTCGCCCCGGTCGGAGCGCTCGCCGCGGTCGGAGCGCTCGCCGCGCTCACCCCGGTCACCGCGCTCGGAGCGGTCACCCCGGTCCGAGCGCTCGCCCCGCTCCCGGCCCTGGCGCTCGGAGCGCTCGCCCCGCTCACCCCGGTCGGAGCGCTCAGCCCGCTCGGGCCGCTGCTCCGCCTGCTGCGGGGCCTCGACCTGCGCGGGAGCGGCGGCGGCAGCCGCGGCGACGGGCGCCTCGGGGCTGCCCGCGGGGCGGTTGGCGGACCGGCGACGGCGGTTGCCGCGACGTCCGGTCTCCTCCTCCCCCGCGCGCTCGGGGACGTCGAGCTGCTGCTGGGTCGGCTTCTCGACCGCCTTCTCGGCGGCGGGGGCGGGGGCCTCGGCGGGCTTCGCGGCGGCCTTCTCGGCCTTCGGCTTCTCGGCCTTCGGCGGCGTCGCGGCACTGCCCCGACCGGAGGTGCCGCCCTGCCGCTCCTTGATGGCCGCGATGAGGTCGCCCTTGCGGAGCTTGGCCGTGCTGTCGATGCCGAGCTGACCTGCGAGTTCACGCAGTTCGGCCAGCACCATGCCGGAGAGTCCCGCGCGCTTGCGCGCCGGGGCGCCGCCGTTCGTAGGGGTGGACAGAGCGTTCTCCTCGGCTCCGGAACTGGCAGCGGCGTTGGGAGCAGCGGAATCACTGCTCAGCACATCGGTGTTGCTCACACATGTCCTTCCTGACCGGACCGCGCCTCCTACGCGGTCCAGCGGACCTGCCGTCCGACGAGTCGCGGGCCGGCAGTCCCATCCCGGTGCAGGCGGATCTCAAGCGCGTGAAGCGACAAAGACCGCCGGCACGAGACGGCAATCTCGGTCACACGGCGAGCGGGGTGCCTTCCAGCGGCGATCCCGCACGTTCGGCGCGGGACCAAGTCACTGGAGGAATGCGATCCGGAGAGACTTCTCCGGGCACCACACCGGCGCCCGTGCGCGCGGTGACTGATGGCCCCGAGGGTAGACGCCGCCACTGCGCGGTGCAACAACCGGGGGTCCGGCGTGGCGCGCCCTCAGCCGAGTGGCGCAACCCGCACGCCGTCGACGTCGACCGGGACCGCCAGCGCCTGGAAACCGGTGATGTCGATCTCAGCGGGCAGCGCCCCGCCCTCGGGCAGCGCGAACACCGTCGGACCGGCCCCGGAGACCGCCGCCGGGACACCGGCTTCCCGAAGCTCCGCCACGAGCCGCGAGGTCGCGGGCCAGGCGGGCTCCCGGTAGGGCTCGTGCAACCGGTCGCGCAGGGCGTCCAGCAGCACCGACGGGTCCCTGGTGAGCCCGTGCACGGCCAGCGCCGACCGGCCGGCCGCGTGCGCCGCGTCGGAGTGCGGAACCCGCGCGGGCAGCAACCCCCTGGTGGTCCTCGTGGACGACTCCTGCGCCGGGATCAGCACCACCGGGGACAGGTCCGGGTGCGGGTCGACCCGCACCGCCCGGTAGCCCCCGGCGTCCGACCAGGCGATCGCCACCCCGCCGAACAGGCACGCCGCGACGTTGTCGGCGTGCCCCTCGAACTCGGCGGCGACCTGGAGCGCGGACGCGTCCAGCTCCCGCCCGGCCAGCGCGGACGCCGCCGCGACCCCGGCCGCGACGGCGGCGGCGGACGAGCCGAGCCCCCGGCTGTGCGGGATGCTGTTCCGGCAGGTCAGCGCCAGTCCGGGCACCGGGAGGCGGTGCAGCTCGCACGCCTTGCGGAAGGCTTGCACGACCAGGTGGCCCTCGTCGGTGGGCACGTCGGTGAACGCGCCCTCCACGGTGATCGACAGCCCGCTGGCGGTGATCGTGAAGTCCACCTCGTCGTGCAGGCCCAGCGCGAGGCCGAGCGCGTCGAAGCCGGAGCCGAGGTTCGCGGTGGACGCCGGGACGAGGACCCGGACGCCCGCGCCGATCAGGTCCGTCACGCCAGCTCCAGCGCGCGCGCCACGGCGCCGGGGTCGACCTGCAGCGGCTCGACCTCCTCCACGTCCCGCAGGGCCGTGTCGGGGTCCTTGAGGCCGTGCCCGGTGACCGTGCAGACCACCAGCGACCCGCGCGGCAGCCTGCCGTCGGCCGCCGTGGCCAGCAGGCCTGCGACGCTGGTCGCCGAGGCGGGCTCGACGAAGATGCCGTCGTGCCTGGCCAGCTCGCGGTAGGCGGCCAGGATCTTCTCGTCGGTGACCGCCTCGAACAGGCCGCCCGACTCCTCCTTGGCCGCGACCGCGCCGTTCCACGAGGCGGGGCTGCCCACCCGGATGGCCGTCGCGATCGTCTCCGGGTTCGCCACCGGCGCGCCGTGCACCAGCGGCGCGGCCCCTGCGGCCTGGAAGCCGAACATGCGCGGGGTCGACGTGGTCACGCCGTCCTCGGCGTAGTCGCGGTACCCGCGCCAGTAGGCGGTGATGTTGCCCGCGTTGCCGACCGGAAGGCAGTGCACGTCCGGGGCGCGCCCGAGCACGTCGCACACCTCCCACGCCGCCGTCTTCTGGCCGACCAGCCGCACCGGGTTCACCGAGTTGACCAGGGTGACCGGGTACTCGGCGGAGGTCTTGCGGGCCAGTTCGAGGCAGTCGTCGAAGTTGCCGTCGACCTGCAGGATGCGCGCGCCGTGCGACACGGCCTGCGCGAGCTTGCCCAGCGCGATCTTGCCGCGCGGCACGAGCACGGCGGCGGTGAGCCCGGCCTTGGCGGCGTAGGCGGCGGCGCTGGCCGAGGTGTTGCCGGTGGACGCGCAGATCACCGCCTTGATGCCGCTGGCCAGCGCGTGCGTCATCGCCACGGTCATGCCCCGGTCCTTGAAGGACCCGGTCGGGTTCGCGCCCTCGACCTTGACGTGCACCTCGCACCCGGTGACCTCGGACAGGTGCTCCGAGAAGACCAGGGGCGTTCCGCCCTCGTGCAGGGTGACCACGCGCGCGCCCTCGGGGAGCGGGATGCGCTCCGAGTAGGCGTGGATGATGCCGGGCCACCCCGGTCGCACGCCCGCTCCGGTCGTCATGACTCCCCACCTTCCACGCGCATGACGCTCACCACGTCGCGGACGATCGGCAGGCCGCCGACCTTGTCCACGGTGGACCGCAGCGCCGCGTCGGTCGCGGCGTGCGTGACGATGACCAGGCTCGCGTCGGCGACGCGGCCCTCCTGCCGCACGGCGGCGATGCTCACCCCGTGCTCGGCGAACACGGCCGCGACCTGCGCCAGCACGCCCGGCTTGTCCTCGACGTCGAGGCTGATGTGGTACCGGGTGGGCGTCTGCCCCATCGGGCGCGCGGGCAGCGCGGCGTACGCGGACTCGCGGGGGCCGTGGCCGCCCGCCACCCGGTTGCGGGCCACCGCGACCAGGTCGCCGAGCACGGCGCTCGCGGTCGGCGCGCCACCGGCGCCCTGGCCGTAGAACATCATCTCGCCCGCCGCGTCGGCCTCGACGAACACCGCGTTGAACGCGCCGCCCACGCTGGCCAGCGGGTGGCTGCGCGGGATCATCGCCGGGTGCACGCGGACGGAGACGGACTCCTCGTCGCCGTGGCTGACCCGCTCGCAGATCGCGAGGAGCTTCACGGTGCGGCCCAGGCCCTTGGCGGCGGCGATGTCGGCGGCGCTGACCGCCGAGATGCCCTCGCGGTGCACGTCGGCGGCGGTCACCCGGCTGTGGAACGCCAGCGAGGCCAGGATCGCGGCCTTGGACGCGGCGTCGAAGCCGTCGACGTCGGCGGTCGGGTCGGCCTCGGCGTACCCGAGCCGGGACGCCTCCTCCAGGGTCTCGTTGTAACCCGCACCGGTGGCGTCCATTCCCGAGAGGATGAAGTTCGTGGTGCCGTTGACGATGCCCATCACGCGGGTGATGCGGTCGCCCGCGAGGGACTCGCGCAGCGGGCGCAGCAGCGGGATGGCGCCCGCGACGGCGGCCTCGAAGTAGAGGTCGGCCCCGGAGGCGTCGGCGGCGGCGAACAGCTCGCCGGAGTGCTCGGCCAGCAGCGCCTTGTTGGCGGTGACCACGGACTTGCCCGCGTTCAGCGCGCCCAGCAGCAGGGTCCTGGCGGGCTCGATGCCGCCGATGACCTCCACGACCACGTCGACGTCGGAGGCGACGAGCGCCTCGGCGTCGGTGGTGAGCAGCTCCGACGGCACCTCGCGGTGCTTGTTGGGCTTGCGGACGGCGATGCCGACGAGCTCCACCGGGGCGCCGACCCTGGCGGTGAGGTCGGCGGCCTGCTCGGTGAGCAGGCGCGCGACCTCGGTGCCGACGGTGCCGCAACCCAGAAGGGCGACCCTGATCGGCTTGCCGTCGGGGTTTTTCTGGCCAGGCACGTCTAAACCTCCAGGCGGAACAGGTCTTCCTCGGTCTCCCGGCGCAGCAGCAGCCGGGAGCGGCCACCGTCGACCGCGGCCAGCGCGGGCCGGGGCAGCCGGTTGTAGCCGCTGGCCATCGAGTAGCAGTAGGCGCCGGTGGCCGCCACCGCTACCAGGTCGCCGGGGGCCAGGTCCGCGGGCAGCCAGCAGTCGCGGACGACGACGTCGCCCGCCTCGCAGTGCTTGCCCACGACGCGGCACAGGACGGCTCCGCTGCCCTCCTCGGCGGCGCGGGAGACCAGGCGGCAGTCGTACACGGCGTCGTAGAGCGCGGTGCGGATGTTGTCGCTCATGCCGCCGTCCACGCTGACGTAGCGGCGGGTCGCGCCGGCGTCGAGCTGGACGTCCTTGATGGTGCCGACCTCGTAGAGCGTCACCGTTCCGGGGCCCACGATCGCCCGTCCGGGTTCGACCGCGAGCTTCGGCACGGGCAGCCCGGCGCGGTCGCACTCCTGGGTGACGATGTCGCGCAGCTGGGCGGCCAGCACGGCGGGCGGGGGCGGGTCGTCGTCGGCGGTGTAGGCGATGCCGAGGCCGCCACCCAGGTCGAGCGTGGTCAGCTCGTCGAGCAGGGTCGGGCCGTGCTCGGCGCGCAGCTCGGCGAGCAGGGACACCACGCGGCGCGCGGCGACCTCGAAGCCGCTGGCGTCGAAGATCTGCGAGCCGATGTGGCTGTGCAGGCCGACCAGGCTCAGGCCCTCGGCCTTGACCACCCGGCGGGCGGCCTCGGCGGCGTCGCCGGAGGCGAGCGAGAACCCGAACTTCTGGTCCTCGTGCGCGGTGGCGATGAACTCGTGGGTGTGCGCCTCGACGCCGACCGTGACGCGGATCATGACCTGCTGGACCCGGCCGCGCTCGCGGGCGACCTGGTCGAGCCGGGCGATCTCCTGGAACGAGTCGAGCACGACCACGCCGACGCCCGCGTCGACGGCCGCCGCCAGCTCGGCGAGCGACTTGTTGTTGCCGTGCAGCGCGATCCGCTCGGGCGGGAACTGGGCGCGCAGCGCGATGGCCAGCTCGCCGCCGCTGCACACGTCGATGCTCAGGCCCTCCTCGGCGACCCAGCGGGCCACCGAGACGGACAGGAACGCCTTGGAGGCGTAGTGCACCAGGGACGGGTCGCCGAAGGCCTCGGCGTGCTCGGCGCAGCGGGACCGGAAGTCGGCCTCGTCCATGACGAACAGCGGGGTGCCGTGCTCCTCGGCGAGCGCGCGCACGTCCACGCCGCCGAGGGTGACGACGCCGTCGGCGCGGCGCTCGGCGTTGCGGGGCCACACCCGTTCGGGAAGGGCGTCCAGCTCGGAGCCGTCGGCGGGGGGCCGCCCGGCCGTGCTGGCCTGGGCGATGACGTCGGCGTGCCGGGGTCCGGCGGGGTGGGCGCGCATCACATCCGCTCCGGCGCGGTCACGCCCAGCAGGGCCAGGCCGTTGGCGAAGACCTGCTGCGCGGCCTGGCACAGCCGCAGGCGGGCGCCGTGCAGCTCGGTGGCCTCCTCGTCGCCGCGCGGGAGGATGCGCAGCGCGGGCTTGTGGTCGTACCAGCGGTGCAGGTCGCCCGCGAGGGAGTGCAGGTAGTTGGCGACCCGGTGCGGCTCGCGCAGCTCGGCGGCGGCCTTGACCACGCGCGGGAACTCGCCGAGCGCGCGGATCAGCGTGCCCTCGGCCTCGTGCTCCAGCAGCTGGAGCGAGTCGTTGGCCTCGACCTTGAGGTCGGCGGCGTTGCGCAGCACGGAGCAGATGCGCGAGTGCGCGTACTGGACGTAGTAGACCGGGTTCTCGCTGGAGCGCTTGCGCAGCAGGTCCAGGTCGATGTCGACGGAGGAGTCGACGGAGGCGCGGATCATCGCGAACCGGGCCGCGTCGACGCCGACGGCGTCGACCAGGTCCTCCATGCTGATGATGTTGCCCGCGCGCTTGCTCATCCGGACCGGCTTGCCGTCGCTGACCAGGTTGACCATCTGGCCGATCAGGACCTCGACGCTGTCCGGGTCGTCGCCCAGCGCGGCGGCGGCGGCCTTGAGGCGGCCGATGTAGCCGTGGTGGTCGGCGCCGAGCATGTAGATGCACAGGTCGAAGCCGCGCGAGCGCTTGTCGACCAGGTAGGCGATGTCGCCGGCGATGTAGGCGGGGGCGCCGTCGCTCTTGATGACGACGCGGTCCTTGTCGTCGCCGAACTCGGTGGAGCGCAGCCACCAGGCGCCGTTCTCGAAGTAGAGCTTGTCGGAGCCCTTGAGCTTCTCGACGGCGGTGGTGACGGCGCCGGACTTGTGCAGCGAGTCCTCGTGGAAGAACACGTCGAAGTCGGTGCCGAAGTCGTGCAGGTCGCGCTTGATCTCGTCGAACATGAGGTTGACGCCGATGCGCCGGAACACCTCGGGGCCGTCCTCGGCGGTCAGCGCCTCGGGCTCCTGGCGCAGCACCTCGGCGGCGATGTCGGAGATGTAGCTGCCCGCGTAGCCGTCCTCGGGGGCGGGCTCCCCCTTCGCGGCGGCCATGAGGGAGCGCACGAAGCGGTCGATCTGGGCGCCCGCGTCGTTGAAGTAGTACTCGCGGGTCACGTCGGCGCCGCTCGCGGCCAGCACGCGGCCGAGCGCGTCGCCGGTGGCGGCCCAGCGGGTGCCGCCCAGGTGCAGCGGGCCGGTGGGGTTGGCGGAGACGAACTCCAGGTTGATCTTCCGGCCGGCGAGCAGGTCGCTGCGGCCGAATTCTTCACCCTTAGTGATGATTTCGCGCACAATCGCGGCCTGCGCGTCGGGGGCGAGCCGCAGGTTCAGGAAGCCGGGGCCCGCGACGGTGACCTCGGAGAGGGCGTCGTTGCTGGTCAGGGCCTCGGCGAGCCAGGTGGCGAACTCGCGGGGGTTGGTGCCCGCCTTCTTGGCGGTCTGCAGGGCCACGTTGGTGGCGTAGTCGCCGTGCTCGGGGTTGCGCGGTCGCTCGATAGTGACCTCGGCCGGGAGGGCGGAGGGGTCGAGACCGCGCGTGGACAGCACGTCCACGGCCGTCGCACGGACCAGTTCAGCGAGCGCAGCGGGAGTCACCCGGTGAAGTTTAGGGAAGTGTTGCCCCTGGTCTCGACCGGGTTCTCCCGTCCCAGGGCGTGGAACGTCAACTGTGATCACCCGAAGGGCGTCACTCAGGGTTGACGGCCAGCAGACACCTGGTCCCTAAACTGACCTGCGGCATGGGTGTGACGAATCCCTGATGACCTGAGGCGGACATGACCAGCGGCAAGAAGACGAAGGCCGCGCGCTCCAGCGTGCAGGCGGCGCGTTCCTCGGTGGTGGCGAGCAAGCCCAAGCCGTGGGGCACCATCATCGCGGTGATCGCCGTGCTGGGACTCGCGGGCGGTGTTTTCGGCTACGCGTACACGCGCATCGACGAGAAGAACCAGCGCGACGCGGCACTGGCCAAGTGGAACCCCACCGAGGAGAACAAGGACCCGTCCGACCAGATCGAGGGCGTGGTCAAGCAGGAGTACGCGGCGGGCAAGCACGTCGACGCGACGCAGCGGGTGGCGTACAACTTCTCGCCCCCGTTCGGCGGGCCGCACGACTCGGTGTGGGCCAACTGCACGGGCGTCGTCTACTCCAGCGCGGTGCGCACCGAGAACATGGTGCACGGCCTCGAGCACGGCGCGGTGTGGATCGCGTACAACCCGGACCAGGTCTCGGGCCCGGCGCTGGACACCCTGAAGGCCAAGGTGGACAACCAGCCCTTCACGATGATGTCGCCCTACCCCGGCCTCGACAAGCCGATCTCGCTCCAGTCCTGGGGCCACCAGCTGAAGCTGGAGTCGGCCGACGACGAGCGGATCGACCAGTTCATCCAGTCGCTGCGCCGCAACCAGTACACGTACCCGGAGATCGGCGCGACCTGCGACTCCGCCACGTTCAACGTGGACAGCCCGCCGCCGTTCGTGGCCGAGGCGCCCGGCGCCGACGCGGTCCCGATGGAGGGCGGCACGCAGGCCACCGACGAGATGCCGCAGGACGGCCAGCCCGCCCCG encodes:
- the prfA gene encoding peptide chain release factor 1 — translated: MTAPLDALIAEHGELETKLADPSVHADQAGARKLGKRYAELTPIVRAARELEQARNDLGAARELAGEDPAFAEEADELSARIPQLEERLTELLLPRDPHDSSDVVMEIKSGEGGEESALFAGDLLRMYLRYAERQGWKAEVLDGTDSDLGGFKDVTVAIKSRGDAPDGVWSRLKYEGGVHRVQRVPVTESQGRIHTSAAGVLVIPETEDVASIEIDDKDLRVDVFRSSGKGGQSVNTTDSAVRITHLPTGIVVSCQNERSQLQNKARAMQVLQARLQALAEEKAQQEASDARRTQVRTVDRSERVRTYNFPESRISDHRVGYKAHNLDAVLDGDLDAVLDALSSADRAERLAGG
- the rpmE gene encoding 50S ribosomal protein L31, which encodes MKTGIHPEYVKTEVTCGCGNTFTTHSTKTSGAIHVEVCSNCHPFYTGKQKILDTGGRVARFEARYGKRAK
- the rho gene encoding transcription termination factor Rho, which produces MSNTDVLSSDSAAPNAAASSGAEENALSTPTNGGAPARKRAGLSGMVLAELRELAGQLGIDSTAKLRKGDLIAAIKERQGGTSGRGSAATPPKAEKPKAEKAAAKPAEAPAPAAEKAVEKPTQQQLDVPERAGEEETGRRGNRRRRSANRPAGSPEAPVAAAAAAAPAQVEAPQQAEQRPERAERSDRGERGERSERQGRERGERSDRGDRSERGDRGERGERSDRGERSDRGERSERGERGDRNRDRDRGERGERNRDRDRDRDRDRDRQSNNVPEDDGDDEGGRRGRRFRDRRRRGGRGEGTGAGTDTEVRDDDVLLPVAGILDVLENYAFVRTSGYLAGPNDVYVSLSLVRKHGLRRGDAIIGAVRQPRDGEQQRQKFNPLVRVDKINGLDPEESRNRPDFTKLTPLYPNERLRLETEPHILTTRVIDLVMPIGKGQRALVVSPPKAGKTSVLQSIANAITTNNPECHLMVVLVDERPEEVTDMQRSVKGEVIASTFDRPPSDHTTISELAIERAKRLVEMGHDVVVLLDSITRLGRAYNLAAPASGRILSGGVDSTALYPPKRFLGAARNIEGGGSLTVIATALVETGSAGDSVIFEEFKGTGNAELKLDRKIADKRTFPAVDVDSSGTRKEDLLLSPDELAVMHKLRRVLHALDGQQAIDLLLDRLRKTRTNIEFLMQVAKTTPGADND
- the thrB gene encoding homoserine kinase; protein product: MTDLIGAGVRVLVPASTANLGSGFDALGLALGLHDEVDFTITASGLSITVEGAFTDVPTDEGHLVVQAFRKACELHRLPVPGLALTCRNSIPHSRGLGSSAAAVAAGVAAASALAGRELDASALQVAAEFEGHADNVAACLFGGVAIAWSDAGGYRAVRVDPHPDLSPVVLIPAQESSTRTTRGLLPARVPHSDAAHAAGRSALAVHGLTRDPSVLLDALRDRLHEPYREPAWPATSRLVAELREAGVPAAVSGAGPTVFALPEGGALPAEIDITGFQALAVPVDVDGVRVAPLG
- the thrC gene encoding threonine synthase — its product is MTTGAGVRPGWPGIIHAYSERIPLPEGARVVTLHEGGTPLVFSEHLSEVTGCEVHVKVEGANPTGSFKDRGMTVAMTHALASGIKAVICASTGNTSASAAAYAAKAGLTAAVLVPRGKIALGKLAQAVSHGARILQVDGNFDDCLELARKTSAEYPVTLVNSVNPVRLVGQKTAAWEVCDVLGRAPDVHCLPVGNAGNITAYWRGYRDYAEDGVTTSTPRMFGFQAAGAAPLVHGAPVANPETIATAIRVGSPASWNGAVAAKEESGGLFEAVTDEKILAAYRELARHDGIFVEPASATSVAGLLATAADGRLPRGSLVVCTVTGHGLKDPDTALRDVEEVEPLQVDPGAVARALELA
- a CDS encoding homoserine dehydrogenase; its protein translation is MPGQKNPDGKPIRVALLGCGTVGTEVARLLTEQAADLTARVGAPVELVGIAVRKPNKHREVPSELLTTDAEALVASDVDVVVEVIGGIEPARTLLLGALNAGKSVVTANKALLAEHSGELFAAADASGADLYFEAAVAGAIPLLRPLRESLAGDRITRVMGIVNGTTNFILSGMDATGAGYNETLEEASRLGYAEADPTADVDGFDAASKAAILASLAFHSRVTAADVHREGISAVSAADIAAAKGLGRTVKLLAICERVSHGDEESVSVRVHPAMIPRSHPLASVGGAFNAVFVEADAAGEMMFYGQGAGGAPTASAVLGDLVAVARNRVAGGHGPRESAYAALPARPMGQTPTRYHISLDVEDKPGVLAQVAAVFAEHGVSIAAVRQEGRVADASLVIVTHAATDAALRSTVDKVGGLPIVRDVVSVMRVEGGES
- the lysA gene encoding diaminopimelate decarboxylase; translation: MRAHPAGPRHADVIAQASTAGRPPADGSELDALPERVWPRNAERRADGVVTLGGVDVRALAEEHGTPLFVMDEADFRSRCAEHAEAFGDPSLVHYASKAFLSVSVARWVAEEGLSIDVCSGGELAIALRAQFPPERIALHGNNKSLAELAAAVDAGVGVVVLDSFQEIARLDQVARERGRVQQVMIRVTVGVEAHTHEFIATAHEDQKFGFSLASGDAAEAARRVVKAEGLSLVGLHSHIGSQIFDASGFEVAARRVVSLLAELRAEHGPTLLDELTTLDLGGGLGIAYTADDDPPPPAVLAAQLRDIVTQECDRAGLPVPKLAVEPGRAIVGPGTVTLYEVGTIKDVQLDAGATRRYVSVDGGMSDNIRTALYDAVYDCRLVSRAAEEGSGAVLCRVVGKHCEAGDVVVRDCWLPADLAPGDLVAVAATGAYCYSMASGYNRLPRPALAAVDGGRSRLLLRRETEEDLFRLEV
- the argS gene encoding arginine--tRNA ligase; translation: MTPAALAELVRATAVDVLSTRGLDPSALPAEVTIERPRNPEHGDYATNVALQTAKKAGTNPREFATWLAEALTSNDALSEVTVAGPGFLNLRLAPDAQAAIVREIITKGEEFGRSDLLAGRKINLEFVSANPTGPLHLGGTRWAATGDALGRVLAASGADVTREYYFNDAGAQIDRFVRSLMAAAKGEPAPEDGYAGSYISDIAAEVLRQEPEALTAEDGPEVFRRIGVNLMFDEIKRDLHDFGTDFDVFFHEDSLHKSGAVTTAVEKLKGSDKLYFENGAWWLRSTEFGDDKDRVVIKSDGAPAYIAGDIAYLVDKRSRGFDLCIYMLGADHHGYIGRLKAAAAALGDDPDSVEVLIGQMVNLVSDGKPVRMSKRAGNIISMEDLVDAVGVDAARFAMIRASVDSSVDIDLDLLRKRSSENPVYYVQYAHSRICSVLRNAADLKVEANDSLQLLEHEAEGTLIRALGEFPRVVKAAAELREPHRVANYLHSLAGDLHRWYDHKPALRILPRGDEEATELHGARLRLCQAAQQVFANGLALLGVTAPERM
- a CDS encoding DUF3105 domain-containing protein, whose product is MTSGKKTKAARSSVQAARSSVVASKPKPWGTIIAVIAVLGLAGGVFGYAYTRIDEKNQRDAALAKWNPTEENKDPSDQIEGVVKQEYAAGKHVDATQRVAYNFSPPFGGPHDSVWANCTGVVYSSAVRTENMVHGLEHGAVWIAYNPDQVSGPALDTLKAKVDNQPFTMMSPYPGLDKPISLQSWGHQLKLESADDERIDQFIQSLRRNQYTYPEIGATCDSATFNVDSPPPFVAEAPGADAVPMEGGTQATDEMPQDGQPAPQASTPAGSQAPATGASAPASSAPAGS